In Thermodesulfovibrionales bacterium, a single genomic region encodes these proteins:
- a CDS encoding restriction endonuclease subunit S, whose product MRNAEIDFDELYQLPSDWKWHSLEDLISVPKRDIVDGPFGSNLKASEYLDEGVPVARLQNINRNEFIHKNIKFISKKKAEMLSRHSFHSGDILITKLGDPLGKACIVPETIPHGIIVADIVRVRTTNGMDKRYLTYAINSPFIARQFEKHIKGTTRPRVNLGIIRKLPIPVAPKKQQPLIVAEIEKQFSRLDEAVTGLKRVKGNLKRYKAAVLKAAVEGKLTEEWRKAHPNVERGEHLLKRILAERKKKWEEKNPGKKYKEPAA is encoded by the coding sequence ATGAGAAACGCAGAAATCGATTTTGATGAATTATATCAGCTACCCTCTGATTGGAAATGGCACTCCTTAGAAGATTTGATAAGCGTGCCTAAGCGTGACATTGTCGACGGCCCATTTGGGTCAAATCTTAAGGCTTCAGAATATTTAGACGAGGGTGTGCCTGTCGCACGTCTACAGAACATTAATCGAAACGAGTTTATTCACAAGAACATCAAGTTCATATCAAAAAAGAAAGCAGAGATGCTTAGTAGGCATAGTTTCCATTCAGGTGATATCCTGATCACCAAACTGGGCGACCCATTAGGAAAGGCCTGCATCGTTCCCGAAACTATTCCACACGGAATCATTGTCGCGGATATTGTGCGGGTTAGAACAACCAATGGAATGGATAAGCGTTACTTGACATATGCCATTAACTCCCCATTTATAGCACGACAGTTTGAGAAACATATTAAAGGCACAACAAGGCCTAGAGTAAATCTTGGTATCATAAGAAAGCTTCCCATTCCAGTAGCGCCTAAAAAGCAGCAACCTCTCATCGTCGCCGAAATCGAAAAGCAATTCTCCCGCTTGGACGAGGCGGTGACGGGGCTCAAGCGCGTCAAGGGAAATCTCAAACGCTACAAAGCCGCTGTCCTTAAGGCCGCTGTTGAGGGGAAGCTGACAGAAGAATGGCGCAAGGCACATCCCAACGTCGAAAGAGGAGAACACCTTTTAAAACGCATCCTCGCCGAGCGGAAGAAGAAGTGGGAAGAAAAGAATCCGGGCAAGAAATACAAAGAGCCTGCCGC
- a CDS encoding type I restriction-modification enzyme R subunit C-terminal domain-containing protein has product MARTPEDKAREEIDRMLTNAGWHVCDYKEANIHAHPGVVIRNFPLKAKHGIADYLFYIDGKAAGIIEAKKEGETLTGVEVQSDKYKKGLPDILPAWHRPLPFCYESTGLETRFTSYLEPDARSRQVFSFHRPETFHEWLTYSGEVSLDKAAEIAEIYWPPSTLRSRLRKMPNLIEEGLWPAQIKALTNLEKSMSDNKPRAVVQMATGSGKTFTAVTFIYRLLRFGEAKRVLFLVDRANLGRQTLKEFQQYRSPYNPYKFTEEYIVQQLTSNKIDRTARVCICTIQRLYSILKGEELSEEDDEHTVAGLETVYKEPPPIEYNPQVPIETFDVIITDECHRSIYNLWRQVLEYFDAFLIGLTATPNKQTFGFFNQNLVMEYPHEQAVADGVNVNYDVYEIRTEITEGGSKVDAGYIVDKRDRETRIVRWEKLDEDFTYTAEQLDRDVVVPPQIRTIVRAFRDKLFTEIFPGRTEVPKTLIYAKDDSHAEDIVKIVREEFNKGNEFCQKITYKTTGKKTDELIAEFRNSYFPRIAVTVDMIATGTDIKPLEIVFFMRQVQSRAYFEQMKGRGVRVISETDLQSVTPDAKSKDHFVIVDAVGVCEAAKTDSRPMDRQRTVSLEKLLQAVALGSIDTDVISSIVARFARLERRITKEDNAEIRKLADGKGLKELTSVLVQSLDPDRHIELARAEQSEAGGTGELTEEQIKKAAEKLIKSAVKPLHNPKVREKILEIYKKTEQTIDTVSTDEIKAAGFSKEALEKAKGMVQSFEQFIKEHKDEITALQILYSKPYKTRLKYEQVKELAGLIEKPPYFWKVDNLWNAYASLEKSKVRGASAPHILTDLVSLVRFAMHQENELVPFPEKVQVNFSAWMAQQENQGKKFTDEQRCWLEMIRDHIAANLSIETDDFDLAPFAQQGGLGKVHQVFGNELNKIIEELNGVLAA; this is encoded by the coding sequence ATGGCGAGAACTCCTGAAGACAAAGCCCGTGAAGAGATTGACAGGATGCTGACAAATGCGGGCTGGCATGTCTGTGATTATAAGGAAGCAAATATCCATGCACACCCCGGCGTTGTTATCAGAAATTTTCCCTTAAAAGCAAAACACGGCATCGCTGATTATCTCTTCTATATTGACGGCAAGGCAGCCGGTATAATAGAGGCCAAGAAAGAGGGCGAAACCCTCACCGGCGTTGAGGTCCAGTCCGACAAATACAAAAAAGGCCTCCCTGATATTCTCCCTGCCTGGCATCGGCCACTGCCCTTCTGTTATGAATCAACCGGGCTTGAGACGAGGTTCACCAGCTATCTTGAACCCGACGCCCGATCAAGACAGGTCTTCTCTTTCCATCGTCCTGAAACGTTCCATGAGTGGCTCACCTATTCAGGAGAAGTATCGCTCGATAAGGCAGCCGAGATCGCAGAAATTTATTGGCCCCCTTCCACTCTGCGCTCACGCCTCCGCAAGATGCCGAATCTTATTGAGGAAGGTCTCTGGCCTGCCCAGATAAAGGCGCTCACGAACCTTGAGAAATCGATGAGCGATAACAAGCCCCGCGCTGTTGTCCAGATGGCGACCGGCTCGGGCAAAACCTTCACTGCCGTCACCTTCATCTACCGACTGCTCCGCTTCGGAGAGGCAAAGCGTGTCCTGTTCCTTGTGGACAGGGCAAATCTCGGACGCCAGACACTCAAGGAGTTCCAGCAGTACCGGTCACCCTACAACCCTTACAAGTTCACAGAAGAATACATTGTCCAGCAGCTCACTTCGAACAAGATAGACAGGACCGCCCGTGTCTGCATCTGCACAATCCAGCGGCTCTATTCGATTCTCAAAGGAGAAGAGCTTTCCGAAGAGGATGATGAACATACAGTGGCCGGTCTTGAGACGGTTTACAAGGAGCCGCCGCCCATAGAATATAATCCCCAGGTGCCCATCGAGACCTTTGATGTGATCATTACCGATGAATGCCACCGCTCCATCTATAACCTCTGGCGGCAGGTGCTCGAATACTTCGACGCCTTTCTCATCGGCCTCACCGCAACGCCGAACAAGCAGACCTTCGGCTTCTTCAACCAGAACCTTGTGATGGAGTATCCCCATGAGCAGGCGGTTGCCGACGGCGTGAATGTGAATTACGATGTCTACGAGATACGCACAGAGATCACAGAAGGAGGCTCAAAGGTGGACGCGGGTTATATTGTGGACAAGCGCGACCGCGAGACCCGAATTGTCCGCTGGGAAAAGCTGGATGAGGACTTTACCTACACTGCCGAGCAGCTCGACCGGGACGTTGTCGTGCCCCCACAGATACGTACCATTGTCCGGGCCTTCAGGGACAAGCTCTTTACCGAAATATTCCCAGGCAGGACAGAGGTGCCGAAGACCCTCATTTATGCAAAGGACGACTCCCATGCAGAAGACATCGTGAAGATCGTGCGGGAGGAGTTCAACAAGGGCAACGAGTTCTGCCAGAAGATCACCTACAAGACCACAGGAAAGAAGACGGACGAGCTTATCGCTGAATTCAGAAACAGCTATTTCCCGCGCATTGCCGTTACTGTGGACATGATCGCAACAGGCACAGACATCAAGCCCCTCGAAATCGTCTTCTTCATGAGACAGGTCCAGTCCCGCGCCTACTTTGAGCAGATGAAGGGCCGGGGCGTGCGAGTGATTAGTGAGACAGACCTTCAGTCCGTCACTCCTGATGCAAAATCCAAGGACCACTTTGTGATTGTGGATGCGGTGGGCGTCTGCGAGGCTGCGAAGACAGATTCCCGGCCCATGGACCGGCAGCGGACAGTTTCTCTCGAAAAGCTCCTCCAGGCTGTTGCCCTCGGCAGCATTGATACTGATGTCATTTCATCAATTGTCGCGCGGTTTGCACGGCTTGAGCGCAGAATCACAAAAGAGGACAATGCAGAAATAAGGAAACTTGCCGATGGCAAGGGACTCAAAGAACTGACGAGCGTTCTTGTGCAGTCCCTCGATCCTGACCGACATATTGAGCTTGCCCGCGCCGAGCAAAGCGAGGCAGGCGGGACAGGCGAACTGACAGAGGAGCAGATAAAAAAAGCTGCTGAAAAGCTGATCAAGAGTGCGGTGAAGCCCCTGCATAACCCTAAAGTCAGGGAAAAGATACTTGAGATTTATAAGAAGACAGAGCAGACCATCGATACAGTCAGCACTGACGAGATTAAGGCCGCAGGCTTCAGCAAGGAGGCACTGGAGAAGGCAAAGGGAATGGTCCAGTCCTTCGAGCAGTTCATCAAAGAGCATAAAGACGAGATAACGGCGTTACAGATTCTTTACAGCAAACCCTATAAGACAAGATTGAAGTATGAGCAGGTGAAGGAGCTTGCAGGACTCATCGAAAAGCCGCCCTACTTCTGGAAGGTAGATAACCTCTGGAACGCTTATGCTTCGCTCGAAAAGTCAAAGGTCCGCGGCGCCAGCGCCCCGCATATCCTGACAGACCTCGTCTCGCTTGTCCGCTTTGCCATGCATCAGGAGAATGAGCTTGTGCCTTTTCCTGAGAAAGTTCAGGTCAACTTCAGCGCATGGATGGCACAGCAGGAGAATCAGGGCAAGAAATTCACTGACGAGCAGCGCTGCTGGCTCGAAATGATCCGCGACCACATCGCCGCGAATTTGAGTATCGAGACGGATGATTTTGACCTTGCGCCTTTTGCGCAGCAGGGCGGATTGGGGAAGGTGCATCAGGTCTTTGGGAATGAGTTGAATAAGATTATTGAAGAGTTGAATGGAGTGCTTGCGGCATGA
- the groL gene encoding chaperonin GroEL (60 kDa chaperone family; promotes refolding of misfolded polypeptides especially under stressful conditions; forms two stacked rings of heptamers to form a barrel-shaped 14mer; ends can be capped by GroES; misfolded proteins enter the barrel where they are refolded when GroES binds), whose protein sequence is MAKQLIFDEEAQRGILSGVTLLTKAVKATLGPKGRNAILDKKYGAPTITKDGVTVAKEIELKDPWENMGAQLVREVASKTSDVAGDGTTTATVLAHAIYREGIKNVVAGGNPMDLKRGIEKAVEIVLEDLKKLSKPVADKKEIAQVGTISANNDPSIGELIAEAMDKVGKDGVITVEEAKSMATTLDVVEGMQFDRGYISPYFITDPDRMECNLEDAFILINEKKISNMKDLLPILEQTAKMGKPLLILAEDVEGEALATLVVNKLRGTLQVCAVKAPGFGDRRKAMLEDIAILTGGTMISEDLGIKLESVKITDLGRAKKITVDKENTTIVEGAGDAAKIQGRVKQIKAQIEETTSDYDREKLQERLAKIVGGVAVINVGAATETEMKEKKARVEDALHATRAAVEEGIVPGGGVALLRCISSLKNLKLDNHDQKIGVGIVMKALEEPIRQIVNNAGLEGSVIVEKVKASKDANYGFDAQNEEYVDMMKAGIIDPTKVTRTALQNASSVASLMLTTSVMVSELPEEEKKMPPMPGGGMEGMY, encoded by the coding sequence ATGGCTAAACAACTGATTTTTGACGAAGAGGCACAGAGAGGGATACTGAGCGGAGTCACCCTCTTGACGAAAGCCGTCAAGGCAACCCTCGGCCCGAAGGGAAGAAACGCGATCCTGGACAAGAAGTATGGGGCGCCGACCATCACAAAGGACGGGGTTACCGTTGCAAAAGAGATAGAGCTGAAGGACCCGTGGGAGAACATGGGTGCACAGCTTGTGAGGGAAGTGGCGTCCAAGACGTCGGACGTGGCCGGTGATGGGACGACGACGGCAACGGTCCTGGCCCATGCCATTTACCGGGAAGGGATAAAGAACGTTGTGGCAGGCGGAAACCCCATGGATCTGAAAAGGGGAATCGAGAAGGCTGTCGAGATTGTCCTTGAAGACCTCAAGAAACTGAGCAAGCCGGTGGCAGACAAGAAAGAGATCGCCCAGGTCGGTACGATCTCGGCCAATAACGATCCGTCAATCGGGGAGCTTATCGCTGAGGCGATGGATAAGGTCGGAAAAGACGGGGTTATTACCGTGGAAGAGGCAAAGAGCATGGCTACAACACTCGATGTTGTCGAAGGAATGCAATTCGACCGAGGCTACATCTCTCCCTATTTCATAACGGATCCTGACAGGATGGAGTGCAATCTCGAAGATGCATTTATTCTCATTAATGAGAAGAAGATATCGAACATGAAGGATCTTCTTCCTATCCTTGAGCAGACCGCGAAGATGGGCAAGCCCCTTCTCATCCTCGCTGAGGACGTTGAGGGTGAGGCCCTTGCGACGCTCGTCGTCAACAAGCTTCGTGGCACCCTCCAGGTTTGCGCTGTCAAGGCGCCGGGCTTTGGAGACAGGAGGAAGGCAATGCTCGAAGATATCGCAATCCTCACGGGCGGCACGATGATCTCCGAGGACCTCGGCATCAAGCTTGAGAGCGTAAAGATCACCGACCTCGGAAGGGCAAAGAAGATCACCGTTGATAAGGAGAATACAACGATCGTTGAAGGCGCCGGTGATGCTGCAAAGATCCAGGGCAGGGTAAAGCAGATAAAGGCACAGATCGAAGAGACGACCTCCGACTATGACCGTGAGAAGCTTCAGGAGCGCCTTGCTAAGATCGTCGGGGGAGTTGCGGTGATCAATGTGGGGGCAGCCACTGAGACGGAGATGAAGGAGAAGAAGGCACGGGTCGAAGACGCCCTTCACGCAACCAGGGCTGCTGTCGAAGAAGGCATTGTGCCTGGAGGCGGCGTCGCGCTCCTCAGGTGCATCTCTTCATTGAAGAACCTTAAGCTCGACAACCATGATCAGAAGATCGGCGTCGGCATCGTTATGAAGGCCCTCGAAGAGCCGATCCGCCAGATCGTTAACAACGCAGGTCTTGAGGGATCCGTCATCGTCGAGAAGGTTAAGGCATCGAAGGATGCGAACTACGGCTTTGATGCCCAGAACGAAGAGTATGTCGACATGATGAAGGCGGGGATCATCGACCCCACAAAGGTTACAAGAACGGCCCTCCAGAATGCGTCCTCCGTCGCTTCCCTGATGCTTACGACATCGGTAATGGTCTCGGAACTCCCTGAAGAGGAGAAGAAGATGCCTCCGATGCCCGGCGGCGGCATGGAAGGGATGTACTAA
- the groES gene encoding co-chaperone GroES, whose amino-acid sequence MKFKPLRDRVLVKYTEEAEKTAGGLYIPDSAKEKPQKGEVVSVGPGRVTDDGKLQPMSVKVGDVVLFDKYSGSKVTMDNVEYLIIREEDILGIVEQ is encoded by the coding sequence ATGAAGTTCAAGCCGTTGAGAGACAGGGTGTTGGTGAAATACACCGAAGAGGCAGAAAAGACCGCTGGGGGGCTTTACATCCCGGACTCAGCCAAAGAGAAGCCTCAGAAGGGTGAGGTTGTTTCAGTAGGCCCCGGCAGAGTTACGGATGATGGGAAGCTCCAGCCGATGTCTGTCAAGGTCGGAGATGTGGTGCTCTTCGACAAGTACTCGGGCTCCAAGGTCACGATGGATAATGTTGAGTACCTGATCATCAGGGAAGAAGATATCTTAGGAATCGTAGAGCAATAA